A genomic segment from Drosophila miranda strain MSH22 chromosome 3, D.miranda_PacBio2.1, whole genome shotgun sequence encodes:
- the LOC108160134 gene encoding ankyrin repeat domain-containing protein 13D isoform X2, which produces MKSLDEIKAEYPLHWHIWNGDVEQLQAELQIDQNDKEKLDPRGRTPLMLAVRLANLPCVKCLLAAKCNATYEHEGWSIVQEAVCTGDVDILTAIIEVRDLQRHVQRVTHVPKLLQHLLDAPDFYIEMKWEFTSWVPLMSRLCPSDTYKVYKRGANVRIDTTLLGFDNNTWQRGNRSYIFKGAKETATMIEIDHDTNEVMVEQMSSDIGDIVAIPPALGTVRARLNAPVITNNIEMEKISFERNKCGIWGWRSEKSEAINGFNCKVYGASNVEFVTKTRMDHLSEEQIKNKTARTPLHSLLGIADEDYVPPTDVAAGFKERTPSPRPGETASLLAGTESGGRSSPAVSQSNGGSGCASGASTPRSLVTPEEYFSGEDLHGRDVGKPKNLSTKVQRFKANLWLAEEHPIRLQEQVLPILDLMSTMASPHVSKLKDFITMQLPAGFPVKVEIPLFHVLNACITFGNVFAMTTPVEYVATLEEQDRVTCLVDDRCFDIPNHYTNRGGDSRRQIPLDEDDMLQYAIEQSLVESSGACGAEADDKVDIWEVLRGQSVVGSDMLPEDDEQLQRHPRFSSHLLSPHHHYGRYSPSPHSLLEPQPRGRSASAGAQFKNDLSYMKKIFK; this is translated from the exons ATGAAGAGCTTGGACGAAATCAAGGCGGAGTATCCGCTCCACTGGCACATCTGGAACGGAGACGTGGAGCAGCTTCAGGCCGAGCTACAAATTGACCAG AATGATAAGGAAAAACTCGATCCACGCGGACGCACCCCCCTGATGCTGGCGGTGCGATTGGCGAATCTTCCCTGCGTAAAGTGTCTTCTAGCAGCCAAGTGCAACGCGACCTATGAGCACGAAGGGTGGTCAA TTGTACAGGAGGCCGTGTGCACTGGCGACGTAGACATACTGACTGCCATCATCGAGGTGCGTGACCTACAGCGGCACGTCCAGCGCGTGACGCACGTGCCCAAGCTCCTGCAGCACCTCCTGGACGCCCCCGACTTTTATATTGAGATGAAATGGGAGTTCACATCGTGGGTGCCGCTGATGTCGCGTCTCTGCCCCAGCGACACCTACAAAGTCTATAAGCGGGGCGCCAATGTGCGCATAGACACCACCCTGCTGGGATTCGACAACAACACCTGGCAGAGGGGGAACCGCTCGTACATCTTCAAGGGCGCCA AAGAGACTGCCACGATGATCGAGATCGACCACGACACGAACGAAGTGATGGTGGAGCAGATGAGCAGCGATATCGGGGATATTGTGGCCATTCCCCCCGCCCTGGGCACTGTGCGCGCCCGCCTTAATGCGCCCGTCATCACCAACAATATCGAGATGGAAAAGATCAGTTTCGAGCGCAACAAGTGCGGCATTTGGGGCTGGCGCAGCGAGAAGTCTGAGGCCATCAATGGCTTCAACTGCAAGGTGTATGGGGCCAGTAATGTGGAGTTTGTCACAAAGACCCGCATGGACCACCTGAGCGAGGAGCAAATCAAG AACAAAACAGCACGGACGCCCCTTCACAGTCTGCTGGGCATTGCCGATGAGGACTACGTGCCCCCCACAGACGTAGCCGCGGGATTCAAAGAGCGC ACACCCTCGCCGCGACCTGGAGAGACAGCCTCCCTTTTGGCGGGCACCGAAAGCGGTGGGCGCTCCTCACCCGCCGTTTCCCAGAGCAATGGCGGCTCTGGCTGTGCATCGGGAGCAAGCACGCCCAGGTCATTAGTCACGCCAGAGGAGTACTTCAGCGGCGAGGACCTGCATGGCCGGGACGTGGGCAAGCCCAAAAATCTGAGCACAAAGGTGCAGCGTTTCAAGGCCAACCTATGGCTGGCCGAGGAACATCCGATACGACTGCAGGAGCAGGTGCTTCCGATTTTGGACCTCATGTCTACCATGGCTAGTCCCCATGTGTCAAAACTGAAAGACTTTATAACTATGCAGCTGCCAGCCGGCTTCCCGGTCAAGGTGGAGATACCGCTCTTCCACGTCCTCAACGCCTGCATCACGTTCGGCAACGTGTTCGCCATGACTACGCCTGTAGAGTACGTGGCCACCCTGGAGGAGCAGGACCGCGTCACCTGCCTGGTGGACGACCGCTGTTTCGATATACCCAATCACTACACAAACCGGGGCGGCGATTCCCGGCGCCAGATCCCACTGGACGAGGACGACATGCTGCAGTACGCCATCGAGCAGAGTCTGGTGGAAAGCAGCGGCGCCTGCGGAGCCGAGGCCGACGATAAGGTTGACATTTGGGAGGTGCTGCGCGGACAGAGCGTTGTTGGATCGGACATGCTGCCCGAGGACGACGAGCAACTGCAGCG TCACCCTCGCTTCTCCTCGCACCTGCTTTCACCTCACCACCATTACGGACGATACTCGCCGTCTCCCCACTCCCTCCTAGAGCCGCAGCCCCGCGGCCGCTCTGCTTCGGCGGGGGCTCAGTTCAAGAACGACCTCAGCTACATGAAGAAGATCTTCAAATAG
- the LOC108160134 gene encoding ankyrin repeat domain-containing protein 13D isoform X1 has translation MKSLDEIKAEYPLHWHIWNGDVEQLQAELQIDQNDKEKLDPRGRTPLMLAVRLANLPCVKCLLAAKCNATYEHEGWSIVQEAVCTGDVDILTAIIEVRDLQRHVQRVTHVPKLLQHLLDAPDFYIEMKWEFTSWVPLMSRLCPSDTYKVYKRGANVRIDTTLLGFDNNTWQRGNRSYIFKGAKETATMIEIDHDTNEVMVEQMSSDIGDIVAIPPALGTVRARLNAPVITNNIEMEKISFERNKCGIWGWRSEKSEAINGFNCKVYGASNVEFVTKTRMDHLSEEQIKNKTARTPLHSLLGIADEDYVPPTDVAAGFKERTPSPRPGETASLLAGTESGGRSSPAVSQSNGGSGCASGASTPRSLVTPEEYFSGEDLHGRDVGKPKNLSTKVQRFKANLWLAEEHPIRLQEQVLPILDLMSTMASPHVSKLKDFITMQLPAGFPVKVEIPLFHVLNACITFGNVFAMTTPVEYVATLEEQDRVTCLVDDRCFDIPNHYTNRGGDSRRQIPLDEDDMLQYAIEQSLVESSGACGAEADDKVDIWEVLRGQSVVGSDMLPEDDEQLQRVLHESLLGAHANASGSPASEDDDDGGFRYVDPDLAMAMRLSQQDQKKYELERQREQEMIEQALKLSLQEH, from the exons ATGAAGAGCTTGGACGAAATCAAGGCGGAGTATCCGCTCCACTGGCACATCTGGAACGGAGACGTGGAGCAGCTTCAGGCCGAGCTACAAATTGACCAG AATGATAAGGAAAAACTCGATCCACGCGGACGCACCCCCCTGATGCTGGCGGTGCGATTGGCGAATCTTCCCTGCGTAAAGTGTCTTCTAGCAGCCAAGTGCAACGCGACCTATGAGCACGAAGGGTGGTCAA TTGTACAGGAGGCCGTGTGCACTGGCGACGTAGACATACTGACTGCCATCATCGAGGTGCGTGACCTACAGCGGCACGTCCAGCGCGTGACGCACGTGCCCAAGCTCCTGCAGCACCTCCTGGACGCCCCCGACTTTTATATTGAGATGAAATGGGAGTTCACATCGTGGGTGCCGCTGATGTCGCGTCTCTGCCCCAGCGACACCTACAAAGTCTATAAGCGGGGCGCCAATGTGCGCATAGACACCACCCTGCTGGGATTCGACAACAACACCTGGCAGAGGGGGAACCGCTCGTACATCTTCAAGGGCGCCA AAGAGACTGCCACGATGATCGAGATCGACCACGACACGAACGAAGTGATGGTGGAGCAGATGAGCAGCGATATCGGGGATATTGTGGCCATTCCCCCCGCCCTGGGCACTGTGCGCGCCCGCCTTAATGCGCCCGTCATCACCAACAATATCGAGATGGAAAAGATCAGTTTCGAGCGCAACAAGTGCGGCATTTGGGGCTGGCGCAGCGAGAAGTCTGAGGCCATCAATGGCTTCAACTGCAAGGTGTATGGGGCCAGTAATGTGGAGTTTGTCACAAAGACCCGCATGGACCACCTGAGCGAGGAGCAAATCAAG AACAAAACAGCACGGACGCCCCTTCACAGTCTGCTGGGCATTGCCGATGAGGACTACGTGCCCCCCACAGACGTAGCCGCGGGATTCAAAGAGCGC ACACCCTCGCCGCGACCTGGAGAGACAGCCTCCCTTTTGGCGGGCACCGAAAGCGGTGGGCGCTCCTCACCCGCCGTTTCCCAGAGCAATGGCGGCTCTGGCTGTGCATCGGGAGCAAGCACGCCCAGGTCATTAGTCACGCCAGAGGAGTACTTCAGCGGCGAGGACCTGCATGGCCGGGACGTGGGCAAGCCCAAAAATCTGAGCACAAAGGTGCAGCGTTTCAAGGCCAACCTATGGCTGGCCGAGGAACATCCGATACGACTGCAGGAGCAGGTGCTTCCGATTTTGGACCTCATGTCTACCATGGCTAGTCCCCATGTGTCAAAACTGAAAGACTTTATAACTATGCAGCTGCCAGCCGGCTTCCCGGTCAAGGTGGAGATACCGCTCTTCCACGTCCTCAACGCCTGCATCACGTTCGGCAACGTGTTCGCCATGACTACGCCTGTAGAGTACGTGGCCACCCTGGAGGAGCAGGACCGCGTCACCTGCCTGGTGGACGACCGCTGTTTCGATATACCCAATCACTACACAAACCGGGGCGGCGATTCCCGGCGCCAGATCCCACTGGACGAGGACGACATGCTGCAGTACGCCATCGAGCAGAGTCTGGTGGAAAGCAGCGGCGCCTGCGGAGCCGAGGCCGACGATAAGGTTGACATTTGGGAGGTGCTGCGCGGACAGAGCGTTGTTGGATCGGACATGCTGCCCGAGGACGACGAGCAACTGCAGCG GGTGCTGCACGAGTCGCTGCTTGGGGCCCATGCTAACGCCAGTGGCTCTCCCGCCTCCGAAGACGATGACGATGGGGGCTTCCGTTACGTAGACCCCGACCTGGCCATGGCCATGCGTTTATCGCAGCAGGACCAAAAGAAGTACGAGCTGGAGCGACAGCGCGAGCAAGAGATGATCGAGCAGGCGCTCAAGCTCAGCCTGCAGGAACACTAG
- the LOC117187784 gene encoding exostosin-3-like, with protein sequence MATSRSCSEENGAPVVAKTAWLPHCRCNIIALLLMLVFLVSCMAYRMSRVHQLNLDLTAEAEAETRLQSIYKLQWAIGKYQKDLVELQRERLREQKMLELLKIGVKQAQKAQQEAVRNTPKITLPPTLLPNSLPQKMNTVSTGVAASCAMHNCFDHSRCSLTSGFPVYLYDPDEHNVQRTGYDIDGFLKTTLKQTLGYNAHIVRDPTQACIYLVLVGEALLEQDLLRNNRYAASHTHHCPIDMQKLYNLPYWGGDGRNHVLLNFARRDLCSRRTNALLQQNTMRAIAVQSAFELDQFRPGYDLIVPPILGPPGGDVWQECASMVPARRKYLLSFQGEMRPKTDPQGSNPLDDFILEHLTDMSKGPTQDQFELQFQCVPATEQQEADSVSDWTLCGSDSSRKQLLKDSTFALILPPLNGRVASTLMLARLYEALRSGAVPVILGADELRLPYAETLDWRRAALLMPKARITELHFLLRAVQDADLLLLRRQGRLIWERYLSSVQATVDTVIASLRDRLGIPPRPVPPVVAQRVFNNTFAPLKAKIRLTILPEEFLGPMEPPYPSPTFRRNYTILRMQSKEAWNDWVDPFYMYPQLPFDPALPSDAKFIGSYTEFRPIGKGIGGAGKEFSEALGGNYPREQFTIVILTYEREPVLCGLLRRLYGLPYLHKVVVVWNSRKLPRINLLWPEIGVPVDVVRGPRNSLNNRFLPLDVIETEAVLSVDDDVQIGQDEIVFGFRVWREHRDRIVGLPGRYHAWDVDSSMWRYNHSCSCELSMVLTGAAFLHKYYMYLYTYHLPQAIREKVDEFMNCEDIAMNFLVSHITRRPPVKITSRWNFRRRGMKAALSQRAKHLQNRNKCINFFSQVFGYTPLLNTQYRAESVLFKTRIPHDKQKCFKYI encoded by the coding sequence ATGGCCACCTCCCGCAGCTGTAGCGAAGAGAACGGAGCGCCGGTTGTTGCTAAGACTGCCTGGCTACCACACTGTCGCTGCAATATTATCGCACTGCTTCTTATGCTGGTGTTTTTAGTGTCCTGTATGGCGTACCGCATGAGTAGAGTTCACCAACTAAACCTGGATCTGACTGCCGAGGCCGAGGCCGAGACAAGGCTGCAGTCCATCTATAAGCTGCAGTGGGCAATCGGAAAGTACCAAAAGGATCTCGTGGAGCTCCAAAGAGAGCGATTGCGAGAGCAAAAGATGCTGGAGCTGCTTAAAATCGGCGTGAAGCAAGCGCAAAAGGCCCAGCAAGAGGCAGTGCGAAACACTCCCAAAATTACCCTCCCGCCCACTCTCCTGCCCAACTCCCTGCCCCAAAAGATGAATACTGTCTCGACGGGCGTAGCCGCCTCCTGTGCGATGCACAACTGCTTCGACCACTCCCGTTGCAGCCTCACCTCCGGCTTTCCAGTGTACCTCTATGACCCCGACGAACACAACGTCCAGCGAACTGGCTACGATATCGATGGCTTCCTCAAGACAACTCTCAAACAAACGCTCGGCTACAACGCGCACATAGTGAGGGATCCAACGCAAGCCTGCATCTACCTGGTGCTGGTAGGCGAGGCTCTGCTGGAACAGGACCTGCTGCGAAACAACCGATACGCAGCCAGCCACACACACCACTGCCCCATCGACATGCAGAAGCTGTACAACCTGCCCTACTGGGGAGGCGATGGCCGCAACCATGTGCTGCTAAACTTTGCACGCCGGGACCTTTGCTCCCGTAGGACGAATGCACTGCTCCAGCAGAACACCATGCGAGCCATTGCGGTGCAGAGCGCCTTCGAGCTGGACCAGTTCCGGCCCGGATACGATCTGATTGTGCCCCCCATCCTCGGTCCGCCAGGAGGAGACGTTTGGCAGGAGTGTGCCAGCATGGTGCCCGCCCGCCGCAAGTACCTGCTCTCGTTCCAGGGAGAGATGAGACCGAAAACAGACCCCCAAGGCTCCAACCCGCTGGACGACTTCATACTGGAACACTTGACGGATATGTCCAAGGGACCCACTCAGGATCAGTTCGAGCTACAGTTCCAGTGCGTCCCCGCCACGGAGCAGCAGGAGGCGGACTCCGTGTCCGACTGGACGCTTTGTGGATCGGATTCGTCCCGCAAGCAGCTGCTGAAGGACTCTACCTTCGCGCTGATCCTTCCCCCGCTGAACGGACGTGTGGCTTCCACCCTCATGCTAGCCCGACTATATGAGGCGCTGCGCTCCGGGGCCGTTCCCGTCATCCTCGGAGCAGATGAGCTTCGTCTCCCGTATGCGGAGACTCTGGATTGGCGTCGGGCGGCACTCCTCATGCCCAAGGCTCGCATCACGGAGCTGCACTTCCTCCTTCGAGCCGTCCAGGACGCGGACTTGCTTCTTCTTCGGCGCCAGGGACGACTAATCTGGGAGCGGTACCTCAGTTCCGTTCAGGCCACTGTGGACACGGTGATAGCCAGCCTACGCGACCGCCTGGGGATACCACCGCGCCCGGTTCCACCAGTAGTGGCCCAACGCGTTTTCAACAATACTTTTGCGCCATTGAAGGCAAAGATTAGATTAACCATTTTACCAGAGGAGTTTCTGGGCCCCATGGAGCCACCATATCCGAGTCCCACCTTCCGCAGAAACTACACGATCCTGCGAATGCAGTCCAAAGAGGCCTGGAACGACTGGGTAGATCCCTTCTACATGTATCCCCAGCTGCCCTTCGACCCGGCCCTTCCCTCCGATGCCAAGTTCATTGGATCCTACACCGAATTCCGGCCTATTGGTAAGGGCATTGGCGGTGCCGGTAAGGAGTTTAGCGAAGCTCTCGGTGGAAACTATCCCAGGGAGCAGTTCACCATCGTCATTTTGACCTACGAGCGGGAGCCCGTACTGTGCGGCTTGCTTCGTCGCCTTTACGGGCTGCCATATCTGCACAAGGTGGTCGTGGTATGGAACTCTCGAAAGTTGCCGCGGATCAATCTTCTCTGGCCGGAAATTGGCGTGCCAGTGGATGTAGTACGCGGCCCGCGCAACTCCCTCAACAACCGCTTCCTGCCGTTGGACGTAATCGAGACGGAGGCGGTCCTTTCGGTGGATGACGACGTTCAAATCGGACAAGACGAGATTGTGTTCGGCTTCCGGGTATGGCGCGAACACCGCGACCGCATTGTGGGATTGCCTGGCCGCTACCATGCCTGGGATGTGGACAGCAGCATGTGGCGATACAATCACAGCTGCAGCTGCGAGCTGAGCATGGTGCTCACCGGAGCAGCCTTCCTGCACAAATACTACATGTACCTGTACACCTATCACCTGCCACAGGCCATCCGCGAAAAGGTGGACGAGTTCATGAACTGCGAGGACATCGCCATGAACTTCCTCGTCTCGCACATCACCCGCCGGCCGCCGGTGAAGATCACTTCTCGGTGGAACTTTCGCCGCCGTGGCATGAAGGCTGCGCTCAGCCAAAGAGCCAAACACCTTCAGAACCGCAACAAATGCATCAATTTCTTTAGCCAGGTGTTCGGCTACACGCCCCTGCTAAACACCCAGTATCGGGCGGAATCGGTACTGTTCAAGACTCGCATTCCGCACGACAAGCAAAAGTGTTTCAAGTACATTTAG
- the LOC108160133 gene encoding exostosin-3 — protein MSLAFDLSNSGGAYHPLDSGSGKDASAAVPQRHAMSMRVSWIRQWRRYKLPALVLMMMFLMSCLAYRIMGAEQDAPPTDLHRSSPLLDAYEDFSAMRAGDLKMRIEEMVRIKSTVSVELRELESRRQKLQSDISQYNQKIEELKQELLREQTELERLKMSVEQAQVAQREAVQRNTPDLALPRTLLPNSLPRKMNTVSTGVAASCAMHNCFDHSRCSLTSGFPVYLYDPDEHNVQRTGYDIDGFLKTTLKQTLGYNAHIVRDPTQACIYLVLVGEALLEQDLLRNNRYAAQEAEQQQPTAPSQTHDCPIDMQKLYNLPYWGGDGRNHVLLNLARRDLCSRRTNALLQQNTMRAIVVQSAFELDQFRPGYDLIVPPILGPPGGDVWQECASMVPARRKYLLSFQGEMRPKTDPQGSNPLDDFILEHLTDMSKGPTQDQFELQFQCVPATEQQEADSVSDWTLCGSDSSRKQLLKDSTFALILPPLNGRVASTLMLARLYEALRSGAVPVILGADELRLPYAETLDWRRAALLMPKARITELHFLLRAVQDADLLLLRRQGRLIWERYLSSVQATVDTVIASLRDRLGIPPRPVPPVVAQSVFNSTFIPLKSDPPVGLDTEPEESLGPIEPPYPSPAFRRNYTILRMQSKEAWNDWVDPFYMYPQLPFDPALPSDAKFIGSHTGFRPIGKGIGGAGKEFSEALGGNYPREQFTIVILTYEREQVLMDSLGRLYGLPYLHKVVVVWNSPKPPLDDLRWPDIGVPVAVLRAPRNSLNNRFLPFDVIETEAVLSVDDDAHLRHDEILFGFRVWREHRDRVVGFPGRYHAWDVSSNNMWHYNSNYSCELSMVLTGAAFLHKYYMYLYTYHLPQAIRDKVDEYMNCEDIAMNFLVSHITRRPPVKVTSRWTFRCPGCPVSLSEDDTHFQERHKCINFFSQVFGYTPLLNTQYRADSILFKTRIPHDKQKCFKYI, from the exons ATGTCTCTGGCCTTCGACCTGAGCAACTCCGGCGGTGCTTATCACCCACTGGACAGCGGAAGCGGCAAAGACGCGTCGGCAGCGGTCCCGCAGAGACACGCGATGAGCATGAGGGTCTCGTGGATCAGGCAATGGCGCCGctataaactgcccgcccTGGTTCTCATGATGATGTTTCTGATGTCCTGCCTTGCGTACCGCATCATGGGT GCCGAGCAGGATGCTCCTCCCACGGACTTGCACCGCAGCTCCCCGCTGCTGGATGCTTACGAGGATTTCAGCGCGATGCGGGCCGGCGACCTAAAGATGCGCATCGAGGAGATGGTAAGAATCAAG AGCACTGTGTCAGTGGAGCTGCGCGAGCTAGAGTCCCGCCGCCAGAAACTGCAGTCGGACATCAGTCAGTACAATCAAAAAATTGAGGAGCTGAAGCAGGAGCTGCTCCGTGAGCAGACCGAGCTGGAGCGTCTCAAGATGTCCGTGGAGCAGGCGCAGGTGGCCCAGCGGGAGGCAGTGCAGCGCAACACTCCTGATCTTGCCCTGCCGCGCACCCTCCTGCCCAACTCCCTGCCCCGAAAGATGAATACTGTCTCGACGGGCGTAGCCGCCTCCTGTGCGATGCACAACTGCTTCGACCACTCCCGTTGCAGCCTCACCTCCGGCTTTCCAGTGTACCTCTATGACCCCGACGAACACAACGTCCAGCGAACTGGCTACGATATCGATGGCTTCCTCAAGACAACTCTCAAACAAACGCTCGGCTACAACGCGCACATAGTGAGGGATCCAACGCAAGCCTGCATCTACCTGGTGCTGGTAGGCGAGGCTCTGCTGGAACAGGACCTGCTGCGAAACAACCGATACGCGGCCCAAGAGGCTGAGCAGCAACAGCCGACGGCTCCCAGCCAAACACACGACTGCCCCATCGACATGCAGAAGCTGTACAACCTGCCCTACTGGGGAGGCGATGGCCGCAACCATGTGCTGCTAAACCTGGCACGCCGGGACCTCTGCTCCCGCAGGACGAATGCACTGCTCCAGCAGAACACCATGCGAGCCATTGTGGTGCAGAGCGCCTTCGAGCTGGACCAGTTCCGGCCCGGATACGATCTGATTGTGCCCCCCATCCTCGGTCCGCCAGGAGGCGACGTTTGGCAGGAGTGTGCCAGCATGGTGCCCGCCCGCCGCAAGTACCTGCTCTCGTTCCAGGGAGAGATGAGACCGAAAACAGACCCCCAAGGCTCCAACCCGCTGGACGACTTCATACTGGAACACTTGACGGATATGTCCAAGGGACCCACTCAGGATCAGTTCGAGCTACAGTTCCAGTGCGTCCCCGCCACGGAGCAGCAGGAGGCGGACTCCGTGTCCGACTGGACGCTTTGTGGATCGGATTCGTCCCGCAAGCAGCTGCTGAAGGACTCTACCTTCGCGCTGATCCTTCCCCCGCTGAACGGACGTGTGGCTTCCACCCTCATGCTAGCCCGACTATATGAGGCGCTGCGCTCCGGGGCCGTTCCCGTCATCCTCGGAGCAGATGAGCTTCGTCTCCCGTATGCGGAGACTCTGGATTGGCGTCGGGCGGCACTCCTCATGCCCAAGGCTCGCATCACGGAGCTGCACTTCCTCCTTCGAGCCGTCCAGGACGCGGACTTGCTTCTTCTTCGGCGCCAGGGACGACTAATCTGGGAGCGGTACCTCAGTTCCGTTCAGGCCACTGTGGACACGGTGATAGCCAGCCTACGCGACCGCCTGGGGATACCACCGCGCCCGGTTCCACCAGTAGTAGCACAGAGCGTCTTCAACAGCACATTTATACCGTTAAAGTCCGATCCACCAGTGGGGCTGGACACGGAACCGGAAGAGTCTCTTGGTCCCATTGAGCCGCCATATCCGAGTCCCGCCTTCCGCAGAAACTACACGATCCTGCGAATGCAGTCCAAGGAGGCCTGGAACGACTGGGTAGATCCCTTCTACATGTATCCCCAGCTGCCCTTCGACCCGGCCCTTCCCTCCGATGCCAAGTTCATTGGATCCCACACAGGATTCCGGCCAATCGGTAAGGGCATTGGAGGAGCCGGTAAGGAGTTCAGCGAAGCCCTCGGCGGAAACTACCCCAGAGAACAGTTCACCATTGTCATATTGACCTACGAGCGGGAGCAGGTGCTGATGGACTCGCTGGGTCGCCTTTACGGGCTACCGTATCTGCACAAGGTGGTTGTTGTATGGAACTCACCAAAGCCGCCGTTGGACGACCTTCGCTGGCCAGACATCGGAGTGCCAGTGGCGGTTCTGCGCGCCCCGCGCAACTCCCTCAACAACCGCTTCCTGCCTTTCGATGTAATCGAGACGGAGGCGGTGCTCTCAGTCGATGACGACGCCCACCTACGGCATGACGAGATTTTATTTGGTTTCCGTGTGTGGCGCGAGCACCGCGACCGCGTCGTCGGTTTCCCCGGTCGCTACCACGCTTGGGATGTGAGCAGCAACAACATGTGGCACTATAACTCCAACTACAGCTGCGAGCTGAGCATGGTGCTCACCGGAGCAGCCTTCCTGCACAAGTACTACATGTACCTGTACACCTATCACCTGCCACAGGCCATCCGCGACAAGGTGGACGAGTATATGAACTGCGAGGACATTGCCATGAACTTCCTCGTCTCGCACATCACCCGCCGACCCCCGGTGAAGGTGACTTCTCGGTGGACGTTCCGGTGCCCAGGCTGCCCGGTTTCGCTCAGCGAGGACGACACCCACTTCCAGGAGCGCCATAAATGCATAAATTTCTTCAGCCAGGTGTTCGGCTACACGCCTCTGCTGAACACTCAGTACCGGGCGGACTCGATCCTGTTCAAGACTCGCATTCCGCACGACAAGCAGAAGTGTTTTAAGTACATCTAG